The segment AGGCGCTCAGCGGCAGCCGGATCGCGGACGTGATCGAGGGCGTGCAGTACCAGCAGGAAGACCTGTGCCGGAAGATGAAGGCCCAGATCGATGCCGCCACGCGCAAGGACATGGTGAAGCCGCGCGAAGGCGTGCGGCTGCTCGAGCTCTACGAGAGCCAGATGCTCAACAAAACCTACCTCAGCATCGACCCGAAGCGCGGGAAGAAGCGGTGACGCGGCGCGGCGGGTCCAGAGTCCAGAGCCCAGAGCTCAGAGCTGCGAGTTCGATCCGGTTGAGAGGTGAGAGTTGAGGGTTGAGAGATGAGGGTTGAGAGCTGCCGGCGATCGGCTTCCATCGCCGCAGCGGGCGGTTGCGGTTCCTTGGGAGCGCGGCCGCCCTCGGCCGCTGTCCGAGTCCGCCTCAATCCGACCACCGAGTACACGCATCCTCAGGGATCGATCTGTGCTATGCGTTGGTCGGTTTGAAATATCTCGAGCCTATCTCGGCTCGTCCTCGGTTTGCCTCCTGTGAATCCGATCCGGTTTGTTTGAACAGGAGTCGATCCGAGTTCGATCCGAGTATAGCCGCAAAGAGGCACAGAAGGCACAAGAACGGTGAACGGTGGACGGTGCGTGCACGGTGAACGGTGGACGGTGCGTGCCCGGTGGTCGGTGGACAGTTGACGGTGGACGGCGGTAGACCCCGGATAGAGTCCAGGGTCCAGAGCACGATCTACGGTCGATCACGCCGGCTCGGCTCTCAGCTCTAGACCCTCAGCTCTCAACTCCGCCTGTCCTCGGCTTGCCTCCTGTGAAACCGGATCGGACTTGTTTGAACAGGAGTCGATCCGAGTTCGATCCGAGTCCAAGCCAATCCGGTTTATTTTTGAACAGGAGGAAACCGAGGTCGATCCGAGGTCAGCCCGCTCTTTCGTGTCGTTGGTGTGTTTCGTGGGCTCTCCCGGTCGAGCCGAGAGTCCAGGGTCCAGAGCAGATCCGCGGCGATTCGCGTGATGGCAAGCTGTCGCTTCGCTCGGTAACGCGGGCGGCTCGCGGTTTTAGGTCCGTGTCTTCCGTGTGATCGGTGGGCAGATCTCGGTCCGTCCTCGGTTTGCCTCCTGTGAAACCGGATCGGACTTGTTTGAACAGGAGTCGATCCGAGGACGATCCGAGTTCGATCCGAGACCACTCAGTCGATCTGAACCACAAATAAACACATATAGACACAGACCCGCGCCCATCCGTGCTATCCGCGGTGAGCCTGGTCCGAGTTTGGACTCTCAGCTCAGCTTTCCCTGCACCAGCTTGCTGGCGGCGGCGAAGTCGATCAGCCCCGCGTCGGGCCGTTGCTTAAGCGCGCCAATCACCTTCCCCATTTCTTTTTTCGACTGCGCACCGGTCTCGGTGATCGCCTCGACGACGATCGCCTCGAGCTTCGTCGCGTCGAGGCCCGCGGGGAGATATTTGGACAGCAGCTGAATCTCGGCGTCGTTCGCCGCCACGAGGTCGGTGCGTCCGCCCTTGGCGAACTCTTCCTTGGCGTCCGCCAGATTCTTGACGGCCTTGCGCAGCGTCGCGACCACCAAGGCGTCGTCGATCGGTTTTCCCTGATCGAGCGAGGTGCGCTGAATCAGCGCGTCCGCCGTGCGCAGTGCCACGGTGGCCTGCTGGTTGCGTGCCTTCATCGCACTCACGACGTCGGCGCGCAGCGTTTCGTAAATCGTAGCCATGCGTGAAGCTGTAAGCAGAAAGCGCGAGGCAGAAAGCAAAAACGCCCGACAGCCGAGCCCGTGAATCCCACTGAACGCGCAATCCGAGAGCGCAGACTCCGAGTGGACAATCCTTCGATCCACCACGGATCACACGGATGAACACGGATACCGGCACCACTAACCGAGAGCCCACGGTCCAGAGCCCGGATCCGTCCGTGCCCATCCGCGCAATCCGTGGTCACGGTCGGAATCCTTTCGTGTGCTTCGTGTGTTTAGTGGTTTCCCTCCGATCAATTTCCGTGTGCCCCGTGGGCAATTCTGCCGACTCAGCTCTCAACTCTCATCCCTCATCCCTCAACTTTCCTTCCTGCTCTCAGCTCTCGATTTCCTTCCGCACCTCTCTCGCCGCGCGCTCGCCGCTCATCAGCGCGCCATGCACCGTTCCAAGCTCCAGCGGATCTGCGGTCGCCTCACCCGCGAAGAACACCGTGCGTTGCACCGGTCGCGCCAGCAGCGCCGGGACGTGTTCGGCCCCTGCCGCGGAAAAACTGTAGGCGCAGCGACTGAACGGATCCGCCGTCCAGTCATGCGTGCGCCAGTCCAGGATCACGCGTTCGAGCCGGGTGACGGGACACGCGAGCAGCCGGGCGAGCACGCGGCGCGCAGCACGCTGCTGCCGCTGGGGCGAGGCGCCGGACCATCGCGCAGCCGCGGGTCCGCCGGTCCAGCCCACCAACACCGGCTGCGGCGCTTCCGACCACCACACCGGAAACTCGGGTTCATCCGAATGGAGAAACCCGAACGCCCGGCCCTGTCGCGCGCGCAACTCGGCCGGCAGCCCGCCCCGTCGCCAGACATCCGCGCGCAACCGCAGCACCACGCGGATCGCGTGTCCGCAGCCGAGCCGACGCCACTCACGCTCCTTCTGAGGCAACGCCGGCACGAAACGAATTGCCCCTCGCGTCCCCGGCGCGGCCTGCAGCACGCCCACGGGCAGCGTCACGACGACGGCCCTCGCCTGCCAGGCGGCTTCCTTCGCCACCACGGTGACGGCACCGCGCTTCCACCGGACCTCCGTCACGACGGTGTTCAGTCGCACGTCGACCCGTTGGTCCTTCATGGCACGCTCCAGCACATCCACCAGCCGGCCGTAGCCGCCGCGGATGCGCGCCTGTTCCTCGGCGGGACCGCGGGCAGCGCGATACAGCGTGTGCGCACTCATCTCATCCAGCGGCGCGCCGTGAAATCCCTCGACGAACGTGCGCGCGAGCACCTGGTCGGCATCGTCGATGCGGTCGTCGTGCCGCTCCAGCCACGCGCCGAACGCCCCGCGATAGCGCGGGCCGATCCGCGCCATCACCGCGTTGATTCGGTCCCACACGTCGGGTATCGGCGTGTGTTGGCTCCCGCTGGCGAGCCAGTGCTGTTCCGACACGGGTATCTGCTGCAACCGTCCACGGCGAAGCCACGCCGCCAGCGCCTGGTTTTCCCCGTGCAAAAATTCCGCGCCGAGTTCGATCGGCATCGACCAGCCTTTCGGCTGGTGCGTCCAGATCCGCCCACCCAGGCGGTCGCGAGCCTCCAGCACAACAACCTGGGCACCGCCGCGCGCGAGCGTCGCCGCCGCCGCCATCCCGGCCGCCCCGGCGCCAATGACCACGACGTCTGCCGGCTCTTGGTGCATAGCTTACGAGCGTGAACGCGTATCGAGAGATTCGTCCCGCTCCTCACGGAGCGGGCCACGCCGATTTACGTGGTCCTGCGCGTGAGTGCAGAGACTCCTCGCCGGGCGCGGCTGCCGGTGAACGGCGGCCCTACGACCCCGGGTTGCCCGCGAGGTCATTACCAAGCCGGCGGACGCCAACTTCTCGCTCGGGAAAGGGCAGACCCACGAACTGCGTTTACCGCGAGAGCGGCGGGCTGTCGGTCGGTCGCAGATCGGCTCGCTCCTCTTCCACGCCGGACGCGGAGATTTCCCCGAGCAGAAAGTTGCAGCGTTCCTGGCAATGCCGGCACGTTTCCGCGCAGACGCGACAGTGATCGTGCATGGACGCATGCGTCTCGCACTCGTCGGCGCAGAGCTGGCAGGCCAGCACGCACGCGTGAAGTTGGGAGTGAATCAGCTCGTTGGGTGTTTCGGTCTGCCGCACGATCAGTCGCGCGGTGGTCTGACACACGTCGGCGCAATCCAAGTTGAGCCGGATGCAGCGGCGCAGGTTTGCGAGGTGCTCGGTTTCGCCGAGACAGGCGTCCGCGCAGGACGTGCAGATCTGTCCACAGAGCGCGAGCGCGTTGAGCACGTCGGCATAAGCTTCAGAGCGCTGTAGATCGGCATGGGGATGGCTGCGCAGCATCGTTTCAATCATTTTCATGGCGAGTTGGGTTTCGTCGCAGGTTCATCCAGGCGACGGCGCAACCTACTCGCGGTCGGCGACCTTGCCATCGGGGCGGCACCCGGGGTGGCGATAGGCGAACCGGAGGGAGCGCGGGGTTCCCTGCGCGCAGCAAAAAATTGCGCCGAACGCAGCCGGACGACGAGCCGGCCCGCCCGGGCTACACTCGCGGCATGGTTGCGTCGCGTGCCACAACTCCCATATCTCCCGCCGTGGTTTCGCCCACCCATCGGCTCCGCCTTTCGCCCGCCCAGATGTATGCCCGCGTGCTCGCCGGCGACCCGGCGTGGAACGGCCATTTTTTCACGGGCGTGCTCACCACGGGCATCTACTGCCTCCCATCCTGCAAGGCGCGCAAACCCAAACGGGAGAACGTGCGCTTTTTTCCGACGTGTGAAGCCGCGCGCGCCGCCGGATTGCGTCCGTGCAAGAAATGCCACCCCGACGATTTTGCCCGCGGCGCGGATCCCGTGCTCGAAAGCGTCGAGCAGCTCGTGGCCGAAATGCGGGCCAACCCGGCGGCGTTTTCGGAGGCGCGTGCGCTCGTGCGCCGGCTGGGGTTCGGCGTCACCCGCACGTTCGAACTGCTCCGGCTGCACTATCACACCACGCCCGCCGAGTTGCTCACACGCGCGCGCATCGCCGCCGCCCAGCAGCAGCTGCTCGCCGGGGCAACGCCGCTGGCCGACATCGCGTACAGCGTCGGTTTCGATGCCCTCTCCGTTTTCCACGAAAACTTCCGCCGGCTGACCGGGCTCACGCCGGCGCGCTATCGTGAGCTACCCCATGCCCGGAGCTTCGAGCTGACACTGCCCGACGGCTACCTGCTCGGCTACCTGCGCCGCGCGCTCAGCCGGGATGCGCAAAGCGTGAGCGAGCGGCTCGAAGGCGACGTCTACACCGCCGCCGTGAATCTGTCGGGCGGGCCGGCATTGCTCACCCTGCGCCTCAACCCTTCGCCCGTTCGCGTCGAGGTCATTCCGGCTGCGGGTGGCACGGGCGTCCCGCCCGTGGGTTCGCGCCCGCCTACAAAAGGCGAGCGTGTGCCGGACGTCGCAAGCGGCGTCCCTACCAACACGCTCGAGGCCCATGCGATCGCGATCGGACTGCTCGGGCTCGAGGATGACGCGAGCTCGTTCGCGCGGCTCGCGCGCAAGCTCGGTTTGGCGCGGCTCGTCGCCGGTCGGAGTGAACTTCGCATCAGCCGCATTCCCTCCGTGTTCGACGGACTCGTCTGGGCGATCATCGGCCAGCAGATCAACTTCAGCTTCGCCTGCGTGTTGAAACGCCGGCTGACCGAGCTCGCGGGCACGCGGCTGTCCAACGGACTGATGGCGCCGCCGACGCCGACAGCGATCGCGCGGCTCGAGCCGGACGAGCTCGTGCCCCTGCAGTTCTCGCGCCAGAAAGCAGGCTACCTGATCACCACCGCGCGGGCAATCACCGCGGGCGAATTGGATCTTGCGCAGCTCCCCTCGATGTCCGCCAGCCGCGCGGAGCGCACGCTGCTCGCGCTGCACGGGTTCGGCCCGTGGTCGGTAAACTACGTGATGATGCGCGCGCTTGGGTTTGCCGACTGCGTGCCGCTCGGCGACACCGGCGTGACCAGCGGGCTGCAATCCCTCCTCCACCTCGAGCAACGGCCTGACGTCGACGCCACGCGGCGGCTGATGGCCGTGTTCTCTCCTCACCGCAGCCTCGCCACGGCGCACCTGTGGCAACTCAACCTCCCCCGGCCCACATGAGCTCGATTTTCTACGATACCTTCACGACTCCCTTCGGCGATTTTTCCGCTGCGGTCGATGACGCGGGCAATGTCGTCGCGACCGCGTTCGGCGATCTCGCCGCGCTACGACAGCGGCTGCGCTCTTCCCGCCGCTGCAGCCTGGCGGGGCGAGGCGTCCCCGCCGAGCCGGCGGTGTCCGCGGCTCACCGGGACGGGTCGCCCTACCGCAGCCTCGCGAGAAATCCCGCGGTTCACGCCGCGGGCCACGAGATGTCTCGCGATGCTGAATGGGTGAGCGACCAACATCGCACCGGCGCCGTTCGCGAGCAGGTCGGCGAGTATTGCGGCGGCGCGCGGCAGGAGTTCGATCTGCCGCTGGCACCGACCGGCAGCGCGTTTCAGCAACGCGTGTGGACGGCGCTGCGCGCGATTCCGTTCGGCACGACGTGCAGCTATGCACAGCTCGCCGCCCGCCTCGGCCTGAGCGGCGGCGCGCGTGCCATCGGCGGGGCGAACGCCGCCAATCCCATCTGCCTGATCGTGCCGTGCCATCGCATCATCGGCAGCAACGGGGCGTTGACCGGCTTCGCGTTCGGCGAGGAGCGCAAGCGGGCGCTGCTCGAGCACGAGCGCGCGGCGACGCTCGCTGCATCGCGGGCTCCGGCCGTGCCCCAGGCAGCGTGCCGGGCGTGACCGCGCTGCCTTGTCGCCATCGCCAGCTGGCCCGATTTGGACCCGGGGTATCACCTCAATTTTCGCGCAGCCGGTCAAAAAACGCACACTCGCGCCGAAGAATCGGTCATTAACCGGAACCACTCTGCTCCCTCCAATCCTCCGTTCTCCGCCGAGCGGGAAGCGGCACCCAATAGCGCCGGCCGCGGGTTGCTGGTGGGCGTCGCGGATTTGAAAGCGACCGACCTCCCGCATGCCGCGATCACGACCTACGCCCTCGGGTCGTGCCTCGGCGTCTGCTGCTACGATCGCGCGAACAGGATCGGCGGCATGCTGCACGCGATGCTGCCCGACTCGTCGCAAAGCGCGCGCCGCGAGCTGAAATCGGCGATGTATCTCGATACGGGCGTGCCTGCGCTGCTCCAGAGCGTGATCGAACTTGGTGGCGACCCGAAGCACTCCGAGTTCAAGGTCTTCGGTGGCGCGCGCGTCGGCGACGGCACGGATTTCTTCAACATCGGCAGTCGCAACGTCGAGGCCATGACGGCGCTCATTCATCGTTACGACCTGGAGGTCAACTACTGGCACGTGGGCGGACAAACCAACCGCACCATCACGCTCTACCTCGACAACGGCGACGTGCGTCTTCGGATGCCCGGCCGCCAGGAGTTCATCGTATGACCCAGCGCCCTCTGCCACTCTCCGATCTCGTCGAACAGGCGCGCCATCTTCCCTGCGCTCCGTGGCTGCTGCCGAAGCTGCTCGAGCTGCTCAACGATCCCGCCGCCGCCGCCGAGCAGATCGAAGCTTTGATCAAGCTCGATGCGGGTCTCGCGACCGCGACGCTCCGGCTGGCCAATTCCGCGTATTTCGGCAACGCGACGCCGTGCGACACATTCAGCGATGCGATCGTGCGGCTGGGCTTTCGTGAGCTCTATCGGCTCGTCAGCACGACGATGGCCGGCCGGTGGCTCAACCATGCCGTGAGCGGTTACGGCTGGGAGCCGGGTGATCTCTATCGGCATTCGCTCACCGTGGCGGTGGCGGCGGACCTGATCGCGCAACAAACCGGGCGCGTGCAGCCGGAGCTGGCTTACACCGGCGGACTGATTCACGACGTTGGCAAGCTGGCGCTCGCGTTCGTGCGCGGCGATGACTTCGAGGCGGTTCGTGCCCACCAGGCCGCGCAGCGCTGTGCGTGGCGCGCGGCCGAGCACCACATATTCGGTTACGACCACACCGACGTCGCCGGCGAGTTGCTGCAGAGCTGGACGTTCCCGACGAGCTTGATCGAAATCGTGCGCTTTTACCCGCGCCCCGCGCTGGCTGACCAGGAGCACCGCTCGCTGGTCACGCACATCCACGCCGCCAAGCACCTCGCGCTCTGCATCGGCACCGGCGTCGGCGAAGACGGCTTCCACACCGAGATCGACGAGTCGGCGCTGCGGGAAGAAGGCATCACGCCCGCGATCCTCGACGGCCTGCTGCCGGAGGTGCTGATCACGGCCACCAAGCTGCTCGAGGAAGAAGCGACGCGCGCCCCCTGACGCGCCGCAGGCGGACTGCAGGGGCGGAGTCTTGCTGCGCCGCGACGATTCACTTGCGTGACGCGGTGCGCGCTTCGTGCAGCCGCACCACGAACCGTTTCAGCTTCGCGTGGTCCTTGATTCCCGGGACCGCCTCGACGCCGCTGTTCACATCAACGAAACCGGCGCCGGTGGTGCGCAATGCCTCGGCGATGTTCTCGGGCGCCAGTCCGCCGGCGAGAACCCACGTCTTGCCCGGGTGTGCTTCGCGGTGGCGCGCGAAGCTCGACCAGTCGCCGGTCTGCCCCGTGCCCCCGAACGCATTCGGGTGAAAAGCGTCGAGCAGGAACGTCTCGGCCAGCGGCAGCCAGTCCGCGTTCACGTGGCCGCCCGGCGGCAACTTCGGCGCGAGCCAGAGTCGGTCCGCGCCCACGCGCTCCGACCAACCGCGAATCACCGCAAGCTGAGTCTCCGGTCGAAAATGAATCTGGAAGCAGTCGAATCCCCCCTGTTCCATGCGCGCGAGTTCGTCGGTCGTCGGCTCGACGCACACGGCGACTTTCCGGCGGTCCGGCAACTTGGACATGATCGCCTGGGCCTGCACGAGCGCGACGCATCGCGGCGACTTCGGGTAGAGAATGAAGCCCAGGAAATCCGCGCCGCAGTTGTCGGCGGCCATCGCGTCCGCCAGCGACGTGAGCCCGCAGACTTTGAATCGAATACCGTCGATCATGGCTGGCTCCCGCGAATCACGCGAATCAGCGCGAATGGATTCGAGTCAATTTGTGCACCCTCCTTGGCCATGCTGTTTTCCCATTTTGTCCGGCGAGTTGGAAACCGCTAATCAGCACTGATGCTCGCTAAATCGAATCAACGTCCATCAGCGGTTTCA is part of the Opitutus terrae PB90-1 genome and harbors:
- a CDS encoding flavin monoamine oxidase family protein; its protein translation is MHQEPADVVVIGAGAAGMAAAATLARGGAQVVVLEARDRLGGRIWTHQPKGWSMPIELGAEFLHGENQALAAWLRRGRLQQIPVSEQHWLASGSQHTPIPDVWDRINAVMARIGPRYRGAFGAWLERHDDRIDDADQVLARTFVEGFHGAPLDEMSAHTLYRAARGPAEEQARIRGGYGRLVDVLERAMKDQRVDVRLNTVVTEVRWKRGAVTVVAKEAAWQARAVVVTLPVGVLQAAPGTRGAIRFVPALPQKEREWRRLGCGHAIRVVLRLRADVWRRGGLPAELRARQGRAFGFLHSDEPEFPVWWSEAPQPVLVGWTGGPAAARWSGASPQRQQRAARRVLARLLACPVTRLERVILDWRTHDWTADPFSRCAYSFSAAGAEHVPALLARPVQRTVFFAGEATADPLELGTVHGALMSGERAAREVRKEIES
- a CDS encoding four-helix bundle copper-binding protein, with protein sequence MKMIETMLRSHPHADLQRSEAYADVLNALALCGQICTSCADACLGETEHLANLRRCIRLNLDCADVCQTTARLIVRQTETPNELIHSQLHACVLACQLCADECETHASMHDHCRVCAETCRHCQERCNFLLGEISASGVEEERADLRPTDSPPLSR
- a CDS encoding chemotaxis protein CheD translates to MKATDLPHAAITTYALGSCLGVCCYDRANRIGGMLHAMLPDSSQSARRELKSAMYLDTGVPALLQSVIELGGDPKHSEFKVFGGARVGDGTDFFNIGSRNVEAMTALIHRYDLEVNYWHVGGQTNRTITLYLDNGDVRLRMPGRQEFIV
- a CDS encoding DNA-3-methyladenine glycosylase 2 family protein, which codes for MVSPTHRLRLSPAQMYARVLAGDPAWNGHFFTGVLTTGIYCLPSCKARKPKRENVRFFPTCEAARAAGLRPCKKCHPDDFARGADPVLESVEQLVAEMRANPAAFSEARALVRRLGFGVTRTFELLRLHYHTTPAELLTRARIAAAQQQLLAGATPLADIAYSVGFDALSVFHENFRRLTGLTPARYRELPHARSFELTLPDGYLLGYLRRALSRDAQSVSERLEGDVYTAAVNLSGGPALLTLRLNPSPVRVEVIPAAGGTGVPPVGSRPPTKGERVPDVASGVPTNTLEAHAIAIGLLGLEDDASSFARLARKLGLARLVAGRSELRISRIPSVFDGLVWAIIGQQINFSFACVLKRRLTELAGTRLSNGLMAPPTPTAIARLEPDELVPLQFSRQKAGYLITTARAITAGELDLAQLPSMSASRAERTLLALHGFGPWSVNYVMMRALGFADCVPLGDTGVTSGLQSLLHLEQRPDVDATRRLMAVFSPHRSLATAHLWQLNLPRPT
- a CDS encoding phosphoribosylanthranilate isomerase, with product MIDGIRFKVCGLTSLADAMAADNCGADFLGFILYPKSPRCVALVQAQAIMSKLPDRRKVAVCVEPTTDELARMEQGGFDCFQIHFRPETQLAVIRGWSERVGADRLWLAPKLPPGGHVNADWLPLAETFLLDAFHPNAFGGTGQTGDWSSFARHREAHPGKTWVLAGGLAPENIAEALRTTGAGFVDVNSGVEAVPGIKDHAKLKRFVVRLHEARTASRK
- a CDS encoding methylated-DNA--[protein]-cysteine S-methyltransferase; the protein is MSSIFYDTFTTPFGDFSAAVDDAGNVVATAFGDLAALRQRLRSSRRCSLAGRGVPAEPAVSAAHRDGSPYRSLARNPAVHAAGHEMSRDAEWVSDQHRTGAVREQVGEYCGGARQEFDLPLAPTGSAFQQRVWTALRAIPFGTTCSYAQLAARLGLSGGARAIGGANAANPICLIVPCHRIIGSNGALTGFAFGEERKRALLEHERAATLAASRAPAVPQAACRA
- a CDS encoding HDOD domain-containing protein — translated: MTQRPLPLSDLVEQARHLPCAPWLLPKLLELLNDPAAAAEQIEALIKLDAGLATATLRLANSAYFGNATPCDTFSDAIVRLGFRELYRLVSTTMAGRWLNHAVSGYGWEPGDLYRHSLTVAVAADLIAQQTGRVQPELAYTGGLIHDVGKLALAFVRGDDFEAVRAHQAAQRCAWRAAEHHIFGYDHTDVAGELLQSWTFPTSLIEIVRFYPRPALADQEHRSLVTHIHAAKHLALCIGTGVGEDGFHTEIDESALREEGITPAILDGLLPEVLITATKLLEEEATRAP
- a CDS encoding GatB/YqeY domain-containing protein, which gives rise to MATIYETLRADVVSAMKARNQQATVALRTADALIQRTSLDQGKPIDDALVVATLRKAVKNLADAKEEFAKGGRTDLVAANDAEIQLLSKYLPAGLDATKLEAIVVEAITETGAQSKKEMGKVIGALKQRPDAGLIDFAAASKLVQGKLS